The genomic window ATTTGTCCTCAACTAATCCTATGGTTTTAGCTGTTGTAAATGGAAAGAATGTAGATCAAATAGATTTAATTTTCTTTGCTATTCCAATTAAAAAATTAACTGAAGAATCAGTTGTATATACGAATGCATCAGCTAATACAATTATTCCGCCAGATTTTTTCAACAACCCAAAAGACCTAGACCAGCTGAATTGGGAAGCAATCGATTCTAGAAAATGGAGCAATAAAGATGATGATTGGAAGCATGAAAGGATGGCTGAAGTTTTAGTAAATGGTTCAGTCCCTATTGATTGGATTGAGAAAGTAATTGTATGGAACAAATATAGAAAAGATAGAGTAATCAAAACTTTTGAAAATTATGGATTAAATGCACCTGAGATTAAATACTCATTAAATGGTAGACATTTTTATTATACAAAATTTGCAATTGGAAGAGAGAATGAAACTCTTGTTACTGGTCCTAAACATTTGAAAAGTTTATTGATTGATGTTATTAAGAAAATTAAATCTAATAGAGAGACTAATCATGAATACTCATATGATAGTCTAAAGGATTTACTATTTGCCATCAAGGAAGATTTTTGTGTTATTCCTGAACTAAAAGGAATATATGAACTAGAAACTATTAATGATGTTCATGAAAATAATGTCAGTGATCATACATTGAAGGTTGTTAAAAACCTCAAAAAAAATCAATACTATAAAGATTTAAATAAAAGGCGAAAAAAGATAGTCAAGTTAGCTGCATATTTGCATGACATAGGCAAAGGTCCCAAGAAGAAATGGAGAGATGGTAAACAACCAGCATATCCCGATCATCCTGTTGACTCATTATTAATGTTACAACGAATATTATCTGAGGATATAAAGGATATTAAAAATTCAGAGATTAAAATAATATGTAAATTAGTTGGCTATCATGATTTGTTAGGTGATATTGTAGGTAAAGGAAGAAGCAAAAGTCAATTATTTAGTATTATAGAAAATGAAAAAGAGCTAATGATGCTTATTGCTCTTTCAATGGCAGATGTTCAAGCAATTAATACATTTTGGTATAATGACTTAAAACATGCTATACCAGATATAATTAAAGAGGTTAAAGAAAATTTAGCGTGATAAAATTTGTAAAAGGAAATTTTTTTGATTTTGATGCAGACATAATGATAAACACCGTTAACTGCGTTGGTGTAATGGGTGCTGGTGCTGCTTTACAATTCAAAACTAAATTTCCTAAAATGTTTAAAGATTATGCTTTAGCTTGTAGTAAAGGTGAAGTAAAAATAGGGAAAGGACATATTTGGAAAGAAGATAATATGTTCAAGTCTTTGACTATTATTAATTTTCCAACAAAAGACCATTGGAAGAATCCATCTGAATATATATTTATAGAAAAGGGTTTAACCTGGTTAAAAGAAATTCTTCAGTCATATAATAATTTGACTGTTACTGTTCCTGCATTAGGTTGTGGACATGGCGGATTAGATTGGTCCATTGTTAAAGAATTGATTAAAAAAGAACTGAGTGATTCTAATAATACAATTTTAGTTTTTGAACCAAAAAGTTCAACTAAAATTAATTTATCAAAAGAAATTAATGACCTTTTAATTAAAAATAATATTAATAGAATTTCGCCAAATGATAATATCTATCCTAAAAAAATTAAAGGCCGATCGTCAAAAGAAATATACTTTAAAGGAAATACAGAATTATTATTAAAGAAAAATATAGCAATTGTAGTAACATCGAAACCAGAAGAAAGAGAGAAAAAGGCACTAGAACTTTTTATTGATGCTTTGCCCAACAATGACTTTGTCTTTTTGATGGGCTTTAGCAATAGTTATGAAATAGATATAGTGAAAAAAATACTTGATAGAGGATTTAAAACTATTCTTGTGCTACCCTTTGGAATATTAAATCTGAAAGTACGTAAAGATTTAAAAGAAAGTTGGAGTTTTAAAAATATATTAGTTGCCTCAATTACAAATCCTAACGATAGTTGGAAGAGCTATGAAAGTATCAATGCTCTCAAATTTCGAATAAAAATATCTGACATTATTTTAATTAACAGTTTGAATTTTGATAAACTGAAGATGTTTAATAATGAGCTTGAATCAAATGATAGTAAAAAATTCTTTTTGAATTATTGGAATAATAACATAGATTTTTATAAGAATATTTCTGCAGAAAAAATCGGAATCAATCCTAAAACCAATAAACCTAACACGACTAAAGTTCTTGAAGCCTTAAAATAATTTAAACGTTAATAGCTATTCTACACTAAATTAAACTACACTACTCTCTTATCGTTGTTTCGTGTAAAGAGTGTTGATAAACGATGAATTATCCCTAAGCTCTTCAATCACTTGTGCATCTACCCAGAAGATGTCTACGTTTTCGTAATTGTCTGAGCCCATGTTTCGGGAAAAGAATAGGTATTTGCCATCTGGTGTGACGCTTGCTGAGGCTTCCCATGCTTTGGTATTTATCTTATCTCCCAGATTGATGGCGTTTCCCCAAGTGCCATCTGGCTGTTTGAAGCTGATGTAGATGTCTGAGCTGCCGTTGCCTTCTTCCCTTACGGCATCCCATAAGAGGTAGGACTCGTTTGGTGCTATAAAGGGATGGTTAAAGTTTTTGATGCCTGTGTTGATGGCGGCGCTTAGTGCTTTGGGTGTTTGGTGCTTGCCGTCTACTTGCTCTGCATAGCGTATGGGGAATTTGGGTTGGTCTTTGTGGTAGGTATCAAAATAATAGTTACCGTTGGCTGCGGATGAGAGGCGCATAATGCGTTGGTTGCTAAATGGGGCTTTGAGCTGTTTGACTTGCGACCATCCGTTTGGGGTGCGTTCTCTGTATTTGTTGCCGAGATGCATGGTTTTGCCGTTTGGTGAAATGACGGGTTGCCCTATGTAATTGGATACGATTTCTTGTTGCCATTGGTTGTTTTTGTATATGTACCTTAGCATTTTGGCGTCTTTGTGGGTTCCTCCTTGTTTGATATAGTAGAACTCTTGCATGTTGGGTGTAAAGACTCCGCTGTATTCGTAATGTTCTGTTGATACCATGCCTGGTGCAAAGGGTATTGGTGTGTTGCCTGGTGGTTGCTGGCCCAGGTAGGGTTGGGCTATGGTTGTTGTGTTTTTGGTGTTGGTGGTACAGGCTGTTATGGTTAGGGCTAGGGTTAGTAGTGTTGTTTTCATGGGTTTGGTTTTTTGGTTCTTGATACGTTTTTAATTGCTTTGGTGGTGATTGAAAATGCTTGGATTGACGTGGTTTGTTTGTTTTTTTTGAGATTCCTTCGCTATGCTCGGAATGACAATGGTAAGGTCATTGCGAGTGAGGTACGAGCGAAGCAATCTAAGCGTTGGGTATGTTACCTTTTATGAGACTGCTTCGTTCCTCGCAGTGACAGTTGGGGTTTTGTTTTTTTCTTTTATAGACTGTTCTGTTTCTTGTGTGTTGGTTTGTGTTTTTATTTTTCTACGTTCATTTTTATTCGTCGATATTCATTGTTTAAGACATCTTGAATTCTTCTTGAGAAATTCTTGTACTTAAATGAGATGCTGAATCAAGTTCAGCATGACAATAATGGCTTCCAAGGCTTCAGCCATTCTTAACGGATTTTGTTTATTATAC from Winogradskyella sp. MH6 includes these protein-coding regions:
- a CDS encoding macro domain-containing protein — encoded protein: MIKFVKGNFFDFDADIMINTVNCVGVMGAGAALQFKTKFPKMFKDYALACSKGEVKIGKGHIWKEDNMFKSLTIINFPTKDHWKNPSEYIFIEKGLTWLKEILQSYNNLTVTVPALGCGHGGLDWSIVKELIKKELSDSNNTILVFEPKSSTKINLSKEINDLLIKNNINRISPNDNIYPKKIKGRSSKEIYFKGNTELLLKKNIAIVVTSKPEEREKKALELFIDALPNNDFVFLMGFSNSYEIDIVKKILDRGFKTILVLPFGILNLKVRKDLKESWSFKNILVASITNPNDSWKSYESINALKFRIKISDIILINSLNFDKLKMFNNELESNDSKKFFLNYWNNNIDFYKNISAEKIGINPKTNKPNTTKVLEALK
- a CDS encoding DarT ssDNA thymidine ADP-ribosyltransferase family protein gives rise to the protein MEIPDEYKGKYFYHFTHIENLESILENGFLSTNQKEALKLNHINVASENIQTRRSSMDVTCAPNGKVHDYVPFYLSSTNPMVLAVVNGKNVDQIDLIFFAIPIKKLTEESVVYTNASANTIIPPDFFNNPKDLDQLNWEAIDSRKWSNKDDDWKHERMAEVLVNGSVPIDWIEKVIVWNKYRKDRVIKTFENYGLNAPEIKYSLNGRHFYYTKFAIGRENETLVTGPKHLKSLLIDVIKKIKSNRETNHEYSYDSLKDLLFAIKEDFCVIPELKGIYELETINDVHENNVSDHTLKVVKNLKKNQYYKDLNKRRKKIVKLAAYLHDIGKGPKKKWRDGKQPAYPDHPVDSLLMLQRILSEDIKDIKNSEIKIICKLVGYHDLLGDIVGKGRSKSQLFSIIENEKELMMLIALSMADVQAINTFWYNDLKHAIPDIIKEVKENLA